A window of Juglans regia cultivar Chandler chromosome 7, Walnut 2.0, whole genome shotgun sequence contains these coding sequences:
- the LOC118343657 gene encoding uncharacterized protein LOC118343657: MAKAPVKISTLLLMSSRRSYSVAVENARVHEPVVTTMRKAAESGSAVAAEQTKEIFWMRDPKSGNWIPESHFDDIDVAELREKLLPRPKEETLK, encoded by the exons atGGCTAAGGCTCCCGTCAAGATCAGTACCCTTCTCCTTATGAG TAGTCGGAGATCATATTCAGTGGCAGTGGAGAATGCAAGAGTACATGAGCCAGTAGTGACAACGATGAGGAAGGCAGCCGAGTCTGGAAGTGCGGTGGCCGCGGAGCAGACGAAGGAGATCTTTTGGATGAGAGATCCAAAAAGTGGCAATTGGATTCCAGAAAGTCACTTTGATGATATTGATGTTGCGGAGCTGAGGGAAAAGCTTCTTCCCAGGCCAAAAGAAGAAACCCTGAAGtag